A window from Chitinophaga filiformis encodes these proteins:
- a CDS encoding TolC family protein yields MFRKKVYKYIGITCVSLAAAACGVPALTEKTENRTVPASYNNSQDTVNIARMKWKEYFTDPYLAALIDTALKNNQELNITLQEIEIARNEIRARKGEYLPFVGVRGAAGVEKVGRYTSQGAGDATTEIEPGKEMPDPLPDFLLGAYATWEVDIWHKLHNAKKAAVTRYLSSVEGRNFIVTTLIAEIANSYYELLALDNQLGIVKQNIDILNNALEVVKLQKEASRVTELAVRKFEAEVLNTQSLQYDIRQKITETENRINFLLGRYPQPIQRNLQTFDSPMPEIIHSGIPSQLLANRPDIKQAELDLAASKLDIKVAKAQFYPSLGISASLGYNAFNPAYLFRTPKSLMYSLAGDLIAPLVNKNAIKATYYTANAKQVQAAYNYERTILNAYVEVANQLIKIGNLSKSYDLKSKQVQALSESIAISNSLFQSARADYMEVLLTQRDALESKFELIETKKQQLNAMVNVYQALGGGWN; encoded by the coding sequence ATGTTTAGAAAAAAAGTATATAAGTATATAGGAATAACCTGTGTTTCCTTAGCTGCTGCGGCTTGTGGCGTACCGGCCTTAACGGAAAAGACAGAAAACAGAACAGTGCCTGCGAGTTATAACAACTCGCAGGACACCGTTAACATTGCCAGGATGAAGTGGAAGGAATACTTCACCGACCCTTACCTGGCAGCGCTCATCGATACGGCTTTAAAGAACAACCAGGAGCTTAATATCACCTTACAGGAGATAGAGATAGCCCGGAATGAGATAAGGGCCAGAAAGGGCGAATATTTGCCATTTGTAGGGGTCAGAGGTGCTGCCGGGGTGGAAAAGGTAGGCCGTTACACGAGCCAGGGCGCAGGTGATGCAACTACGGAGATCGAACCGGGGAAAGAAATGCCTGACCCATTGCCCGATTTCCTGCTGGGCGCCTATGCTACATGGGAAGTGGACATCTGGCATAAACTGCACAACGCTAAAAAGGCAGCAGTGACCAGGTACCTCTCTTCCGTGGAAGGCAGGAACTTCATCGTTACCACCCTGATAGCTGAAATAGCCAATTCATACTACGAGTTACTGGCCCTGGACAATCAGCTGGGTATTGTAAAACAGAATATCGACATCCTGAACAATGCGCTGGAAGTGGTAAAGCTGCAGAAGGAAGCCTCCCGCGTCACCGAACTGGCTGTACGTAAATTTGAGGCGGAAGTGCTGAACACCCAAAGTCTTCAGTACGATATCCGCCAGAAGATCACCGAGACGGAAAACAGGATCAATTTCCTCCTGGGCAGATATCCACAGCCTATCCAGAGAAACCTCCAGACTTTCGACAGCCCGATGCCGGAGATCATTCATTCGGGTATTCCTTCCCAGTTACTGGCCAACCGTCCTGATATCAAACAGGCCGAACTGGACCTGGCTGCGTCCAAACTGGATATAAAGGTAGCCAAGGCCCAGTTCTACCCTTCCCTGGGTATTTCTGCGTCCCTGGGTTATAACGCCTTTAATCCGGCCTATCTGTTCCGGACGCCTAAATCGCTGATGTATTCCCTGGCGGGTGATCTGATTGCGCCGCTGGTCAACAAGAATGCGATCAAAGCCACCTACTACACCGCCAATGCCAAACAGGTACAGGCAGCTTACAACTACGAGCGTACCATCCTGAACGCCTATGTTGAGGTGGCCAACCAACTGATCAAGATCGGTAACCTGTCTAAAAGCTATGACCTGAAATCGAAGCAGGTACAGGCGCTTTCCGAATCCATCGCTATTTCCAACAGCCTCTTCCAGTCAGCCCGTGCCGACTATATGGAGGTGCTGCTTACCCAGCGGGATGCACTGGAATCGAAATTTGAGCTTATAGAAACCAAAAAACAGCAGCTGAACGCCATGGTGAATGTTTACCAGGCACTGGGCGGCGGCTGGAATTAA
- a CDS encoding glycoside hydrolase family 130 protein → MKKLYFLFLVLLAISCRLFAQQPIGRLPDWALGPFVRPPGLNPIISPDTNSRFYDPMQQKLLDWESNDTFNPAAAVKDSKVYVLYRAEDKSGVGIGHRTSRIGLAESRDGISMKRMKEPVLFPGSDDQQEFEWTGGCEDPRVAVTEDGTYLMLYTQWNKKVPRLGSATSKDLVHWKKHGPVFQDAFNGRFHNIPSKSASVLTTLKDGQLRITKYKGKYWMYWGEYHVYAATSDNLVDWEPVVDEKGALKALISPRKGYFDSNLTECGPPAILTDKGIVLLYNGKNLGGKDRDTNYTANSYCAGQMLFSKDDPTKFITRLDQPFMVPAEPFEKSGQYPAGTVFIEGLVYFKGRYLLYYGCADSRVAVAVYDPARAN, encoded by the coding sequence ATGAAAAAGCTGTATTTCCTGTTCCTTGTCCTGTTAGCCATCAGCTGCCGGCTCTTTGCACAACAACCTATCGGCCGCTTACCCGACTGGGCCCTGGGCCCCTTCGTGAGACCACCAGGTCTGAACCCGATCATCTCTCCCGACACCAACAGCCGCTTTTATGACCCGATGCAGCAAAAGCTGCTGGACTGGGAAAGCAATGATACCTTCAACCCCGCCGCAGCGGTGAAAGACAGTAAGGTCTATGTGCTGTATCGTGCGGAAGACAAATCAGGTGTGGGTATAGGGCACCGTACCTCCAGGATAGGACTGGCAGAGAGCAGAGACGGTATTTCGATGAAACGGATGAAAGAACCTGTGCTTTTCCCGGGTTCGGACGACCAGCAGGAGTTTGAGTGGACTGGGGGTTGTGAGGATCCCAGGGTGGCTGTTACAGAAGACGGTACTTACCTGATGCTATATACCCAGTGGAACAAAAAAGTGCCCCGCCTGGGTTCCGCAACGTCAAAAGACCTGGTACACTGGAAGAAACATGGCCCTGTTTTCCAGGACGCATTCAATGGCAGGTTCCATAATATCCCTTCTAAATCTGCCTCCGTTCTCACCACCCTGAAAGATGGTCAGCTCAGGATCACGAAGTATAAGGGCAAATACTGGATGTACTGGGGTGAATATCATGTTTATGCTGCTACCTCCGACAATCTCGTTGACTGGGAACCGGTGGTGGATGAGAAAGGCGCCCTTAAAGCCCTCATATCTCCCCGTAAAGGCTATTTCGACAGTAACCTGACCGAGTGTGGCCCGCCGGCAATTCTGACCGATAAAGGCATCGTATTGCTCTATAACGGGAAGAACCTTGGCGGCAAGGATAGAGATACCAACTATACTGCCAATTCTTACTGCGCCGGTCAGATGTTGTTCAGTAAGGATGACCCGACAAAGTTCATTACCCGGCTTGACCAGCCGTTCATGGTGCCGGCCGAACCTTTTGAGAAAAGCGGGCAATACCCGGCAGGAACAGTGTTCATCGAAGGACTGGTCTATTTCAAAGGCAGATACCTGCTGTATTACGGATGTGCAGATTCCAGGGTAGCAGTGGCTGTTTATGATCCGGCGAGGGCAAATTAA
- a CDS encoding SRPBCC domain-containing protein: MEDILEKKILINAPAAEVWKLLTDTRLMTTWMGSGEMDLEISTSWEVGTPILIKGFHHVKFQNKGTVMEYVPGSVVSYNFLSSISRLPNKPENHTTLRFVLKPGEDKTTLLLTISNFPTEEIYHHLNFYWNVTLAMLSRQYA; the protein is encoded by the coding sequence ATGGAAGACATACTGGAGAAAAAGATACTGATCAATGCACCGGCTGCGGAAGTATGGAAATTACTCACAGACACGCGGCTCATGACAACATGGATGGGATCGGGTGAAATGGACCTGGAAATCAGCACCAGCTGGGAAGTGGGTACGCCGATACTGATCAAAGGCTTTCATCATGTGAAGTTCCAAAACAAAGGAACAGTAATGGAATACGTACCTGGCAGTGTAGTCAGTTATAACTTTTTAAGTTCAATATCCCGCCTGCCGAATAAGCCAGAAAACCATACAACCCTTAGGTTTGTATTGAAGCCGGGGGAAGATAAGACCACCCTGTTACTCACTATCAGCAATTTTCCTACGGAAGAGATTTACCACCATCTGAATTTCTATTGGAATGTTACATTGGCAATGCTCAGCAGGCAGTATGCTTAA
- a CDS encoding DUF4221 family protein, producing the protein MSGKSLFLLWAVFISLCACDTVKEKPWSNCNTAGTAIPLRISTNDTLQLYLDSLMVMGIATPIDYHAAANVLYAFDSYNRRLLQYPLGKKGLVYPDSIHPVNVKQKVSYMKFLAADSLVLYTYGSAKLSYYSLTHDTVYKSLDFVNRAAPRMKGNAAAWPYANAASPVFFLGNKIIGAGFLLGEREGEPVKSRTICTMIDLPGGNISHHLPYSKVYWQHNWGGSHMRTPYAAYNERTKQLLISLPVDHNIQLVDSNWQTKELYAGSRNSICITSMTLSKNDKQILDPELALGYYTSTPSYRNIIYDHYHDRYYRLLELPPADKLSITGKLKGKQASLIAFDKDFRYLGEAALPDALALDNFFMTPEGLYFLNANNKDQNIAQYVQCKIEL; encoded by the coding sequence ATGTCAGGAAAATCATTGTTTTTATTATGGGCCGTCTTTATTTCTCTTTGTGCCTGTGATACGGTGAAGGAAAAGCCCTGGTCAAATTGTAACACGGCCGGTACTGCCATTCCGCTCAGAATATCCACCAATGATACACTGCAGCTTTACCTGGATAGCTTAATGGTAATGGGTATTGCAACACCAATCGATTATCATGCTGCGGCAAATGTATTATATGCATTTGACAGCTATAACAGGCGACTGCTGCAATATCCGCTGGGGAAGAAAGGACTGGTCTATCCCGATAGCATTCACCCGGTGAATGTTAAGCAGAAGGTCTCTTACATGAAATTTCTCGCTGCTGATAGCCTGGTGCTTTATACTTATGGCAGTGCAAAGCTGTCTTATTATTCGCTGACCCATGATACTGTTTATAAGAGCCTTGATTTCGTTAACCGTGCAGCACCACGGATGAAAGGTAATGCTGCAGCCTGGCCTTATGCCAATGCAGCGTCGCCTGTATTTTTCCTGGGCAATAAGATCATTGGTGCCGGCTTCCTGCTGGGGGAGAGGGAGGGAGAACCTGTAAAAAGCCGTACCATCTGTACAATGATTGACCTGCCCGGTGGAAATATCAGTCATCACCTGCCTTATTCCAAAGTATACTGGCAACATAACTGGGGCGGTTCGCATATGCGCACGCCGTATGCTGCCTACAATGAAAGGACAAAGCAGTTGTTGATCAGCCTTCCGGTTGATCATAACATCCAGCTGGTAGACAGCAACTGGCAGACAAAAGAATTGTATGCCGGCAGCAGGAACAGCATCTGCATCACCTCAATGACATTATCCAAAAATGATAAACAGATACTGGATCCGGAGCTGGCCCTGGGTTATTATACCAGTACGCCTTCCTACCGTAATATCATTTATGATCATTATCATGACAGGTATTACAGGTTGCTCGAATTACCTCCTGCTGATAAACTGTCGATCACCGGTAAGTTAAAAGGAAAACAAGCCAGCCTGATCGCATTCGATAAGGACTTCAGGTACCTCGGAGAAGCGGCTTTACCTGATGCACTGGCATTGGACAACTTCTTTATGACTCCGGAGGGCCTATATTTTCTGAATGCAAATAATAAGGATCAAAACATCGCCCAGTATGTACAATGTAAGATTGAACTATAA
- a CDS encoding SRPBCC family protein: protein MKRNTKKAVKGSILLLLILAITVFSLEYFSNYQVTTTIHADAPVITRKSIVINAPVEKVWKIFSDVDDWDTWQKEIVSPALNGQFKEGAAFDWKSNGLTIHSTLNNVQPNREVSWSGPAFGAFAIHRWHFSMQNGQTLVLVEESMEGWLVQLLAGKFQSGLDTSIDHWLAYLKVAAEEA from the coding sequence ATGAAACGCAACACAAAAAAAGCTGTAAAGGGATCTATATTATTATTACTCATCCTCGCTATAACAGTATTCTCGCTTGAATACTTCAGCAATTACCAGGTAACCACGACTATTCATGCCGATGCCCCTGTGATAACAAGAAAGAGTATTGTGATCAATGCACCGGTAGAAAAGGTATGGAAGATATTCAGTGATGTGGATGACTGGGATACCTGGCAAAAAGAGATCGTTTCCCCTGCACTAAACGGGCAATTTAAAGAAGGTGCTGCTTTCGACTGGAAATCCAACGGACTTACCATACACTCCACATTGAACAATGTACAACCTAACAGGGAAGTGAGCTGGTCCGGTCCCGCCTTTGGCGCATTTGCCATACACAGATGGCATTTTTCAATGCAGAATGGGCAAACACTTGTCCTCGTGGAGGAAAGTATGGAAGGCTGGCTGGTGCAACTGCTGGCGGGCAAATTCCAATCAGGCCTTGACACTTCCATTGACCATTGGCTGGCTTACCTGAAGGTCGCTGCAGAGGAGGCATAA
- a CDS encoding glycoside hydrolase family 97 protein has product MKIPALLCTLLLTAKAFAADTTLVASPDGQIRFRLFPDHRQLYYSVTFRNTPVIEASPMILSVDDRLLTSDVKTGTIKRYTINERYPWNGVHAEAVNNCQGAAIALQQGATACTLEVRVFNNGIAFRTVVPGAAGVSRVPDEATVFNIPAGSEIWYHDLSMHYESVYAKKEITALQAGEWVAPPATFKLPQGVYAAVTEADLVNYSGMALEANGKQGLVLRLAQHQPVSYPYKLRYSEEDVQRSLKPASISGTITTPWRVVMIGADLNTMVNNDIVHDLCPPPDPKLFPKGIHTDWIRPGRAVWKYLDGGGEGTPAVMKQFSAEAGALGFEHNILEGFWDKWTDDQIRDVVNDAKSHHVGIWVWKHSKALRDKTTRQDFFRRCHELGITGVKIDFFDSEGKEVIDLYTAILQETAVYHLLTDFHGANKPTGLSRTWPNELTREAVKGMEASKLTDRAAHETTLPFTRFLAGPAEYTVVHFGERRKNTSWAHQIASAAILSAPLLTYAAQPQHILDNPANGLIKQIPSTWDETIVLPPSEIGQLAIFARRKGDTWFLAVMNGDAPQQLNIPLSFLKDAKYKVSVVKDSPDSTGTVKIEEAAYTQKDVIPLQLAPGGGYVAMFVTASGGNVYSTHNTTARRKDE; this is encoded by the coding sequence CTGACGGCAAAAGCATTTGCCGCCGATACTACACTGGTGGCCAGTCCGGACGGGCAGATCCGGTTCAGGTTATTTCCTGATCATCGCCAGTTATACTATTCAGTTACTTTCCGGAATACCCCGGTCATTGAGGCATCGCCGATGATATTATCGGTGGACGACCGGCTGCTGACCAGCGATGTCAAAACCGGTACTATAAAGCGTTATACGATCAATGAGCGTTATCCCTGGAACGGTGTGCATGCCGAGGCAGTCAATAACTGTCAGGGTGCCGCTATTGCCCTGCAACAGGGCGCTACGGCCTGCACATTGGAGGTAAGGGTGTTTAACAATGGTATCGCCTTCCGCACGGTGGTGCCCGGCGCTGCCGGTGTTTCCCGTGTGCCTGATGAGGCGACGGTATTCAATATACCTGCAGGCAGCGAGATATGGTATCATGACCTGAGCATGCATTATGAAAGCGTGTACGCAAAGAAAGAGATCACTGCTTTACAGGCAGGGGAATGGGTAGCGCCGCCGGCCACCTTCAAATTGCCGCAGGGTGTTTATGCCGCTGTTACAGAAGCAGACCTCGTGAATTACAGCGGCATGGCCCTGGAAGCAAATGGTAAACAGGGATTGGTATTGCGCCTGGCGCAGCACCAGCCCGTATCATATCCTTACAAGCTGCGTTACAGTGAAGAGGATGTGCAGCGTTCTCTGAAGCCCGCCTCCATCAGTGGTACCATCACTACTCCCTGGCGGGTAGTGATGATAGGTGCAGACCTGAATACGATGGTGAACAATGATATAGTGCATGATCTTTGTCCACCACCAGATCCGAAGCTCTTTCCCAAAGGCATTCACACCGACTGGATCAGGCCGGGCCGTGCCGTTTGGAAATACCTGGATGGCGGTGGCGAAGGTACACCTGCTGTTATGAAGCAATTCTCTGCAGAAGCAGGAGCTTTAGGTTTCGAGCACAATATCCTGGAAGGCTTCTGGGATAAATGGACAGACGATCAGATCAGGGATGTGGTCAATGATGCTAAAAGCCATCATGTCGGCATCTGGGTCTGGAAGCATTCCAAAGCATTGCGCGATAAAACTACAAGACAGGATTTTTTCAGGCGCTGTCATGAACTGGGCATAACAGGTGTCAAGATCGATTTCTTTGATAGTGAAGGCAAGGAAGTGATAGACCTGTATACCGCTATTTTACAGGAAACAGCAGTGTATCATTTGCTGACAGATTTTCACGGCGCCAACAAGCCTACCGGCTTGTCGCGCACCTGGCCCAATGAACTGACACGCGAAGCGGTGAAAGGCATGGAAGCCAGTAAGCTGACAGACAGAGCGGCACATGAAACCACGCTGCCATTCACGCGTTTTCTGGCTGGCCCGGCGGAGTATACCGTGGTTCATTTCGGGGAGCGCAGGAAGAATACCTCCTGGGCCCATCAGATAGCCAGTGCTGCCATCCTGAGTGCGCCGCTGCTTACATATGCCGCCCAGCCGCAACATATCCTGGACAATCCTGCCAATGGCCTGATAAAACAGATCCCTTCCACCTGGGATGAAACCATCGTATTGCCTCCCTCTGAAATAGGTCAGCTGGCGATATTTGCCCGCCGTAAAGGCGATACCTGGTTCCTGGCTGTTATGAATGGGGACGCCCCTCAGCAGCTAAACATCCCGCTCTCTTTCCTGAAGGATGCAAAGTATAAGGTGTCTGTAGTGAAAGATAGTCCTGATAGCACCGGCACTGTGAAGATAGAAGAGGCGGCATATACACAGAAAGATGTGATTCCGCTACAGCTGGCGCCGGGAGGAGGTTATGTAGCGATGTTCGTGACCGCTTCAGGAGGGAATGTGTATAGTACACATAATACAACAGCCAGGCGGAAAGATGAGTAA